The Lysobacter luteus genome contains the following window.
TGGTGCCGCCGGCGATCACCATGACGCTGTACTTCCTGATCTTCGGCGGGCTGATCGGTTCGCGGATCGGCACCATGGACGGCATCGCCTACATGGACTTCATCGTCCCCGGCCTGGTGATGATGAGCATCATCCAGAACAGCTACGGCAACATCGCCTCGTCGTTCTTCGGCGCCAAGTTCGGTCGCCACGTCGAAGAGCTGCTGGTCAGCCCGATGCCCAACTGGGTGATCCTCGGTGGCTACGTCGCCGGCGCTGTCGCCCGCGGGCTGGCGGTCGGCGCGATCGTGCTGCTGATCGCCTCGCTGTTCACCGACGTGCGGGTGCCGCACCCGCTGGTGACGCTGGCCACCGTGCTGCTGGGCGCAACGATCTTCGCCCTGGCCGGCTTCGTCAACGCGGTCTACGCCAGGAAGTTCGACGACATCGCGATCGTACCGACCTTCATCCTGACCCCGCTGACCTACCTGGGCGGCGTGTTCTATTCGGTCAAGCTGCTGCCCGGCTGGGCCGAGGCGATGACCCACGCCAACCCGATCTTCTACATGGTCAATGCGTTCCGCTACGGCCTGCTCGGGGTCAGCGACGTGCCGCTGTGGATCGCGTTCGCGCTGATGGTCGGCTTCGTGGTCGGCCTGACGGCGCTGGGCTTGTGGCTGCTCAAGCGCGGCACCGGCCTGCGCAGCTGAGAACCCGTGCCGCGCCCGCGCGGCGGCTCCTTCGTATGATGGCCCGTCGCCGGCCGGCCCCCGCCGCCGGCGACATTCCCTGTCATCGAAAGGAGTCCGCATGTCGCTGTTCCGACCCACCCTGCTGGCCGCGCTGGTGTTCGCCGGCCTGACCGCCTGCAACGATCCGGCCGCACCGTCGACCGAAGTCGCCGCCCCGGCGCCCGACGCCACAGCGCCGGCCTCGGCCGCCGAGACCCCCGCGACCGCCGCGACCGCCGCTGTCCCGGCCGGCGATGCCGCCGAGCTGGACGCCCGCCTGGTCGAGCTCGGCTGGGCCGGCGCCGCCGCGACCACCCACGCCTACGCGCAGGCCTGCGGCGCCAGCGCCGGCCAGCTGGAAGCCCACAAGGCCGCCCAGCGCGACCAGGCCATCGCCATGGGCAGCGAGGCCGGCGAGTTCGACCGGCAGTTCGCAGAAGCCCTGACGGTCGCCACCCGGCGGGTGGAACTCGACGACGTGGCGATGTCCGACGCCTACCGCGCCGAGACCTGCGAAACCACTCTCGCCAGCCTGCGCTGACCAACCCGGCCAGCCGCGCGTCGCCTCAGGGCGGCGCGCGGCTTTTTTTGTGTGCTCGCAGGTAAAAAATTCGCTGAACAGGCAAATTTTGGTGAAACCTGTCACAAAACGGCCGATTGTCATTTAACTGCCGTTGACTTGGAGGGTCGCCCTTGTAGGCTCCCGATCGCCCCCGCACGGCAATTTGCGACGCAACGTGTCAGTCGGGGTGATGCAGGAAGACGTTCCGCCGAACCTTTACGCAGGGAGATCAACCAATGCAGATCAAGCACCTCCGTCTTGGTGCCGGCCGCCAGCGCGGCCAGGGCATGACCGAGTACATCATCATCACCGCGCTCATCGCCATCGCCGCCATCGCCGCCATCACCGCCTTCGGCGGGACGGTCCGCAGCGGCGTCGCCGGCATGGCCAAGGAGCTGTCGGGCGAAAGCGCGACCCAGTCCATCAACCGCGCCCAGAACACCGCCAGCGACGCACAGACGGAAGCGGACAAGACCAAGGGAATGGACGCCTACAACAACAAGTAGGCGTTGCAGCGCATCGGTGCCCCGCCGGGGGCACCGACCTCGGGGATGCGTCGTCAGCGACGACGTCCCCCACCCGATTCCAGGATCTCCCGACCGCGGGCGCAGGCCCGCGCGTCGCCGCCGTCGCGAGGTGACGGGCATGCCAGCCCCTTTTCCCCACCGCAGCTTCACCGCCCCCGGCGCACGTCGGCACCGCGGCCAGGCCCTCGTGCTGGGCGTGGTGTTCCTGCTGGTGCTGGCGGTCGGCACCGTGCTGCTGTTCAACACCGGGCAGGTGGTCCACCGGAAGGTCCAGCTGACCAATGCGGCCGACGCCGCCGCCTACAGCGTCGCGGTGCAGCAGGCGCGGGCCTGGAATTTCGCCGCGTACATGAACCGCGGGCGGGTGGCCAACGAGGTGGCCGTCGCCCAGTTCGTCAGCATCTATTCGTGGATCAACCACTTCAACCAGGCCGCGTTCAACCTCAAGACGCTGTTCGAGGCGCTGAGCCTGATCCCGTTTCCGCCGGTGGCAATACCCGCGCGCCTCCTGGCGACCGGCTTCAAGGTCGCGGACCAGGGCCTGAAGGCGGCCCGCCGGACCGCCCAGCCGATGATCCAGGGTGCGATCACGCTGCTGGACGAGCTCAACGGCTTCTACGCGGGCGCGGCGTCGCTGGCGATCACCTTTGCGTCCAAGGCCGAGTCGGTGCATATCGCCAACACGGTGCTCAAGGGCAATGTCGACCGGGCCCGCCTGAGTGCCCTTGGGGCCGGCGTGCTGGTCGGCCAGCTGGTGGATTCGCAGAACCGCTTCCTCGACTTCCACCGACTTCCGCGACGCGGGCAGAGCGAGGCGTTCAACCGCTACCGCAACGTCGTCATGCAATCGCGCGACGGCTTCAGCTGGGACCGCAGCCAGTCGCTTGGCGCGCTGATCAAGTTCGCGACCTACGGCGGCACCGACATGGTCGAGTACAACCGCTGGGCGGCGCTGGACACGATGCAGGTCAAGGTCGACCTGCCCAGCTGGCTCGGCATCGACGACATCGACGTCCCGGTCGGCTGGGGTGGCGCGCAGGCGGTGACGACCTACCGCGGCCAGCGGTTCCTGCCGGGCTTCAACAACAACCGTGGCTGGCGTTCGCCGTTCGACAACCGGCGCTACGGGGTCTACGGCGGCATGAATCCGCGCGACCTCGTCAGCCGGGCGGCGGCCAACGACCCCAACGTGTCGGTCCATGGTGGCAAGGCCAGGGGTGCGTACTTCACCGGCTACAACGGCCTGCGTGACTACCACGACCTGAAGGCAACGAAGAAGGGCCGGTTCGGCGAAGGCCCGGTGTTCACGGT
Protein-coding sequences here:
- a CDS encoding ABC transporter permease; its protein translation is MSHPNLVALGTVARREISRILRIWAQTLVPPAITMTLYFLIFGGLIGSRIGTMDGIAYMDFIVPGLVMMSIIQNSYGNIASSFFGAKFGRHVEELLVSPMPNWVILGGYVAGAVARGLAVGAIVLLIASLFTDVRVPHPLVTLATVLLGATIFALAGFVNAVYARKFDDIAIVPTFILTPLTYLGGVFYSVKLLPGWAEAMTHANPIFYMVNAFRYGLLGVSDVPLWIAFALMVGFVVGLTALGLWLLKRGTGLRS
- a CDS encoding pilus assembly protein; the protein is MQIKHLRLGAGRQRGQGMTEYIIITALIAIAAIAAITAFGGTVRSGVAGMAKELSGESATQSINRAQNTASDAQTEADKTKGMDAYNNK
- a CDS encoding pilus assembly protein TadG-related protein, whose product is MPAPFPHRSFTAPGARRHRGQALVLGVVFLLVLAVGTVLLFNTGQVVHRKVQLTNAADAAAYSVAVQQARAWNFAAYMNRGRVANEVAVAQFVSIYSWINHFNQAAFNLKTLFEALSLIPFPPVAIPARLLATGFKVADQGLKAARRTAQPMIQGAITLLDELNGFYAGAASLAITFASKAESVHIANTVLKGNVDRARLSALGAGVLVGQLVDSQNRFLDFHRLPRRGQSEAFNRYRNVVMQSRDGFSWDRSQSLGALIKFATYGGTDMVEYNRWAALDTMQVKVDLPSWLGIDDIDVPVGWGGAQAVTTYRGQRFLPGFNNNRGWRSPFDNRRYGVYGGMNPRDLVSRAAANDPNVSVHGGKARGAYFTGYNGLRDYHDLKATKKGRFGEGPVFTVEATVDMSEARTSTTVGLANGRMALAEQTARISALASAEVYFERPVSLDMFRREDGLREWGSLFSPYWQARLVETPAGVRNALGLAGGAT